Proteins found in one Triticum aestivum cultivar Chinese Spring chromosome 4D, IWGSC CS RefSeq v2.1, whole genome shotgun sequence genomic segment:
- the LOC123097670 gene encoding DEAD-box ATP-dependent RNA helicase 24, translated as MSKRPRLEGFSIPRPTSYSFERSQPAPRLYVPADDDLDDIAFSDDAAAPSDAGEGGKAEDDEIDPLDAFMAEIQEEIRAPPPPPKPKALRPADSDEDDDPMESFLRAKKDAGLTLAADVMNAGYNSDEEVYAAAKAVDAGMMEYDSDDNPIVLDKRKIEPIPPLDHSTIEYEPFTKDFYEEKPSVSGMSVEEVADYMKSLAIRVSGFDVPRPVKNFEDCGFPVPLMNAIAKQGYEKPTTIQCQALPIVLSGRDIIGIAKTGSGKTAAFVLPMIVHIMDQPELQKEEGPIGVICAPTRELAHQIYLEAKKFAKPYNLQVAAVYGGVSKFEQFKELKSGCEIVVATPGRLIDLLKMKALKMFRATYLVLDEADRMFDLGFEPQIRSIVGQIRPDRQTLLFSATMPCKVERLAREILTDPIRVTVGQVGSANEDIKQVVNVLPSDAEKMPWLLEKMPGMIDDGDVLVFATKKARVDEVENQLNQHGFKVAALHGDKDQASRMETLQKFKSGIYHVLVATDVAARGLDIKSIKTVVNFDIAKEMDMHIHRIGRTGRAGDKDGTAYTLITQKESRFAGELVHSLIAAGQDVPNELMDLAMKDGRFRANRDSRKGGKKGGKGKGGGGGGGGGGGGGARGRGRGIRGVDFGLGIGYGSESGPQVPAPRSATVNVLKTGMMQNFKSSFVSASSSAPSNSAPSRGAPSFVKPTLRGFVSGGTIGGDSGAARPAPPAPSFVPASRPAGNTKDAARPAPPAPSFVPASRPAGNTNENGNTNPESSKDQRRERKRPSGWDR; from the exons ATGTCGAAGCGACCGAGGCTCGAGGGCTTCAGCATCCCGCGCCCCACCTCATACAGCTTCGAACGCTCCCAACCCGCGCCGCGCCTCTACGTCCCCGCCGATGACGACCTCGACGACATCGCCTTCTCTGACGACGCAGCCGCACCCTCGGACGCCGGGGAGGgtggcaaggcggaggacgacgagaTCGACCCGCTCGACGCGTTCATGGCAGAGATCCAGGAGGAGATccgcgcgccgcccccgccgcccaagCCCAAGGCACTCCGCCCCGCGGATTCCGATGAGGACGACGACCCCATGGAGAGCTTCCTGCGGGCCAAGAAGGATGCCGGGCTCACGCTTGCCGCCGACGTCATGAACGCCGGGTATAACTCCGACGAGGAGGTGTACGCTGCCGCGAAGGCCGTCGACGCCGGCATGATGGAGTACGACTCCGACGACAACCCCATAGTATTGGACAAGAGGAAGATAGAGCCCATACCACCGCTGGACCATTCGACCATCGAGTATGAGCCCTTCACCAAGGACTTCTACGAGGAGAAGCCGTCAGTTTCAG GGATGAGCGTGGAAGAGGTGGCTGATTATATGAAAAGTTTGGCAATCCGGGTTTCAGGCTTTGATGTGCCAAGGCCAGTTAAAAACTTTGAGGATTGTGGGTTTCCTGTTCCATTGATGAATGCTATTGCCAAGCAGGGTTATGAAAAGCCGACAACAATTCAGTGCCAGGCTTTACCTATTGTCCTTTCAGGTAGAGATATCATTGGTATTGCGAAAACTGGTTCAGGCAAGACCGCAGCATTTGTACTCCCTATGATTGTTCACATTATGGATCAGCCTGAGCTTCAGAAGGAAGAAGGTCCAATAGGAGTCATATGTGCTCCAACAAGAGAATTGGCACATCAGATATATCTCGAAGCTAAGAAGTTTGCAAAGCCTTACAATCTTCAAGTTGCTGCTGTTTATGGTGGTGTTTCCAAATTTGAACAGTTTAAAGAACTGAAATCAGGCTGTGAAATAGTCGTTGCTACCCCAGGGAGACTGATAGACTTGCTTAAGATGAAGGCACTGAAGATGTTTAGGGCAACTTATCTGGTTCTTGATGAAGCTGATCGCATGTTTGATCTTGGGTTCGAGCCTCAGATACGATCCATTGTTGGTCAAATTAGACCAGACCGACAAACCTTGCTTTTTTCTGCAACAATGCCATGCAAAGTGGAACGATTGGCTAGAGAAATTTTGACTGACCCTATTCGAGTCACAGTTGGTCAAGTTGGTAGTGCTAATGAAGACATTAAACAAGTTGTGAATGTACTCCCTTCTGATGCTGAGAAAATGCCATGGCTTCTTGAGAAAATGCCTGGTATGATTGATGATGGAGATGTGCTTGTATTTGCAACTAAGAAGGCTCGAGTCGATGAGGTTGAGAACCAGTTGAATCAGCATGGATTCAAAGTTGCAGCACTTCATGGTGACAAGGATCAAGCATCTCGGATGGAGACACTGCAGAAGTTCAAGTCTGGGATTTACCATGTTCTTGTTGCAACTGATGTTGCTGCACGTGGTCTGGACATAAAGTCAATTAAAACAGTTGTCAACTTTGATATTGCAAAAGAAATGGATATGCATATTCACCGCATTGGAAGAACTGGCCGGGCCGGTGATAAAGATGGCACCGCATATACTCTTATTACACAGAAAGAATCACGATTTGCAGGCGAATTGGTTCATAGTTTAATTGCTGCTGGTCAAGATGTACCCAACGAACTTATGGACCTGGCAATGAAG GATGGCAGGTTCAGAGCTAACCGTGACTCCAGAAAAG GTGGGAAGAAAGGTGGCAAAGGAaagggtggtggaggtggtggtggtggcggcgggggtGGCGGTGCGCGTGGGCGTGGGCGTGGCATACGTGGAGTTGATTTTGGCCTTGGCATTGGCTATGGTTCTGAATCAGGGCCACAAGTACCTGCTCCAAGATCTGCCACTGTAAACGTGTTGAAGACAGGGATGATGCAAAATTTTAAGAGTAGCTTTGTCTCGGCGTCTTCGAGTGCGCCAAGCAACAGTGCACCTTCGAGGGGTGCACCTTCTTTTGTAAAACCCACACTTCGTGGTTTTGTTTCCGGTGGTACCATAGGAGGGGATTCAGGTGCAGCAAGGCCAGCACCACCGGCGCCCTCATTTGTTCCTGCGTCCAGGCCAGCAGGAAACACTAAGGATGCAGCAAGGCCAGCACCACCGGCGCCCTCATTTGTTCCTGCGTCCAGGCCAGCAGGAAACACTAACGAAAACGGGAACACAAACCCTGAAAG CTCGAAGGATCAACGGAGGGAGAGAAAGCGGCCATCTGGGTGGGATCGCTAG